A genome region from Setaria italica strain Yugu1 chromosome III, Setaria_italica_v2.0, whole genome shotgun sequence includes the following:
- the LOC101775365 gene encoding paired amphipathic helix protein Sin3-like 3 isoform X2, translated as MPPPPAAAPPQGNLTTTDALTYLKSVKEKFQDKRQKYDEFLEVMRDFKSNKIDTAGVIVRVKTLFHGYPDLILGFNAFLPKGYEIKHEDLEKKPVDFAKAISFVNTIKSRFQQEDHVYKSFLGILNMYRMHNKPIQDVYEEVAKLFHGHPDLLEEFKHFLPDNPTPPQAATISRVRNDEKSTVIHSARSVQTIKRERAFLSTADRASSVDRPDPEHDLLRRCTKEKNNACHSQDRRDYERNDKYDNGGLCGRKPQRKLEETGDDALGGPSISPLSFNDNYVLKSSSTQGSQFCEKVKVKLEPEAYREFLNCLHIYSQEIITRSELKRLVKEPLQHYPDLVNGFSEFLEHCENIDGFLEGILKERQTSRTVKTVEREGDKEGHGDPEKERYKERGRPEKVSPFNSKEGASNKATAFPSKEKYNLCKPISELDLSNCQRCTPSYRLLPENHPMPPASNLTDIGAEVLNDLWVSVTSGSEDYSFKHMRKNQYEESLFRCEDDRFELDMLLESVNAAIKRVEELVEKMDKSLKPDSSIHIDEHLTSLNMRCIERLYGDHGLDVVDVLRKNADVALPVILTRLKQKQEEWSRCQSDFNKVWAEIYAKNYHKSLDHRSFYFKQQDAKNLNAKVLLAEIKEINEKKRKGDDVLLAVAAGNRRPIVPNMSFEYVDSDIHEDLYQIIKYSCGELCSSSDQVDKVMRIWTTFLEPILGVQHRDYGTEDTGMVKAKSRIRKVGLAFGETRNNATTNGTVAVKPANGDENILKERVQPSRAIFVNEATGDAQDDSHEAEEAFSRGEDLPNAERHRRVRNTSPAADKVAALTAQNISTKGSVGNTDLSPSEKNQGRANMDLVAGSTSSTGAKAVVEFKGGNETIPFIGNREAGRITSLYRVGVNPFNEYSGSHNNLKPEREEGELSPNGDFEEENFGVFQVEASNGTSKLKEGSASRPLQGRHKEVVKFTSENHADADDEADESAQRSTEDSENASEAGEDASGSEYGGGEEFSREDHEEEEDDMDPDTKAQSEGGAEITEAQDLDVGISLPFSERLHSTVKPLYKYVAATLQNHEDKVTSVFYGNDSFYVLFRLHQILYERILSAKTNSSTSEKKWKASKDASSPNQYSKFISALYSLLDGSSDSTKFEDDCRSIIGTQSYVLFTLDKLIFKVVKQLQVIASDEMDNKLLQLYLYEKSRSPGRFLDLVYHENARVLLHDESIYRFECHSNPTRLSVQLMEYGNEKPEVTAVSYDPTFSQYLYNDYLPSSSDTKLADDVFLRRNKRKQGRNDDSPASLKTMDNVMFSNGLECKISCKTSKVSYVLDTEDFLFRVRKRRRAPSSGTMPAKANFVKAYTVKSQEFHRFLSRP; from the exons atgccgccgccgccggcggcggccccgccgcAGGGGAACCTCACCACCACCGATGCCCTCACCTACCTCAAGTCCGTCAAGGAGAAGTTCCAGGACAAGCGCCAGAAGTACGACGAGTTCCTCGAGGTCATGCGCGATTTCAAGAGCAACAAGATCGACACCGCCGGCGTCATCGTCCGCGTCAAGACCCTGTTCCACGGCTACCCCGACCTAATCCTCGGCTTCAACGCCTTCCTCCCCAAGGGATATGAGATCAAGCACGAGGACCTCGAGAAGAAGCCCGTCGATTTTGCCAAGGCCATCAGCTTTGTCAACACGATTAAG AGCCGATTCCAGCAGGAGGATCATGTCTACAAGTCATTCCTGGGGATCCTCAACATGTACCGCATGCATAACAAGCCCATCCAAGATGTTTACGAAGAG GTCGCGAAGCTGTTCCATGGCCATCCTGATTTGCTTGAGGAGTTCAAGCACTTCTTGCCTGATAACCCTACGCCTCCGCAGGCAGCCACCATCTCTAGAGTCAGAAATGATGAGAAGAGCACCGTAATCCATTCTGCTAGGAGTGTTCAGACCATCAAG aGGGAGCGAGCTTTTCTGTCAACAGCTGATCGTGCCTCCAGTGTTGATCGCCCTGATCCTGAGCATGATCTCCTGAGAAGGTGTACTAAGGAGAAAAATAATGCCTGCCACAGTCAGGATAGAAGAGATTATGAAAGGAATGATAAATATGACAATGGAGGGCTATGTGGCCGCAAACCTCAAAGAAAGTTGGAGGAAACCGGTGATGATGCACTAGGGGGTCCTAGCATCTCTCCGTTATCATTCAATGATAATTATGTACTGAAAA GTTCAAGCACACAAGGGTCTCAATTTTGCGAAAAAGTGAAGGTAAAGCTAGAGCCTGAAGCTTACCGAGAATTCTTGAACTGCCTTCACATATACAGCCAAGAAATTATTACAAGAAGTGAATTGAAAAGATTG GTAAAGGAGCCGCTTCAGCACTACCCGGATCTTGTGAATGGATTCAGTGAATTCTTGGAACACTGTGAAAACATAG ATGGCTTTCTGGAAGGAATCTTAAAAGAAA GGCAAACATCACGGACAGTTAAAACTGTGGAAAGAGAGGGAGACAAGGAGGGGCATGGAGATCCTGAGAAAGAGAGATATAAGGAAAGAGGAAGACCTGAAAAAGTATCGCCATTCAATTCTAAGGAAGGAGCTAGTAACAAAGCTACTGCATTCCCTAGCAAAGAAAAATATAACCTGTGCAAACCAATATCAGAGCTTGATCTGTCAAACTGTCAGCGGTGCACTCCAAGTTACCGACTTTTGCCTGAAAAT CATCCAATGCCTCCTGCGAGCAACCTGACTGACATTGGAGCTGAAGTGCTGAATGATCTCTGGGTATCAGTGACCTCGGGAAGTGAAGATTATTCGTTTAAGCACATGCGCAAAAATCAGTATGAAGAAAGCTTGTTTAGATGTGAAGATGACAG GTTTGAGCTGGACATGCTGTTGGAATCCGTTAATGCGGCAATTAAGCGTGTTGAGGAGTTGGTAGAAAAGATGGACAAATCACTTAAACCAGACAGCTCTATCCACATCGATGAACATTTGACTT CTTTGAATATGAGGTGCATTGAGCGGCTATATGGGGATCATGGACTTGATGTCGTGGATGTTCTTCGCAAAAATGCTGATGTGGCATTGCCAGTTATTTTAACCAGGCTTAAACAAAAGCAGGAGGAATGGTCAAGGTGCCAGTCAGATTTTAATAAAGTTTGGGCTGAAATATATGCAAAAAATTATCACAAGTCTCTTGACCATCGTAGTTTCTATTTCAAACAACAAGATGCAAAGAATCTGAACGCAAAAG TTCTATTGGCTGAGATTAAAGAAATCaatgagaagaaaaggaaggggGATGATGTGCTacttgctgttgctgctggcAATAGGCGGCCTATAGTTCCCAATATGTCATTTGAGTATGTAGATTCAGACATTCACGAAGATCTTTACCAGATCATCAAATACTCTTGTGGAGAACTCTGCAGTTCTTCAGATCAAGTTGACAAAGTGATGAGAATCTGGACAACATTTTTGGAGCCTATATTGGGCGTTCAGCATCGAGATTATGGCACTGAAGATACTGGTATGGTAAAAGCAAAGAGCCGAATCAGAAAAGTTGGTTTGGCATTTGGTGAGACAAGAAATAATGCAACAACAAATGGTACAGTTGCTGTTAAGCCTGCCAATGGTGATGAAAACATTCTAAAGGAACGTGTACAACCTTCTCGTGCTATATTTGTCAATGAAGCTACAGGAGATGCTCAAGATGATTCCCATGAAGCTGAGGAAGCTTTCAGCAGAGGCGAAGACCTACCAAATGCTGAACGGCATAGAAGAGTACGAAACACCAGTCCTGCAGCTGACAAAGTAGCTGCATTAACTGCACAAAACATCTCCACCAAAGGATCAGTGGGGAACACTGATCTTTCTCCAAGCGAGAAAAATCAGGGTAGAGCAAATATGGACCTTGTAGCAG GTAGTACTTCCTCTACTGGAGCTAAGGCTGTGGTTGAATTTAAGGGTGGGAATGAAACAATTCCGTTTATAGGG AACAGGGAAGCTGGGAGGATCACATCTTTGTATAGAGTGGGTGTTAATCCATTTAATGAATATTCTGGGTCTCACAACAATTTAAAGCCTGAAAGAGAAGAGGGTGAATTATCTCCTAATGGTGATTTTGAAGAGGAAAACTTTGGTGTTTTCCAAGTTGAAGCTTCAAATGGAACTTCTAAACTAAAGGAAGGTTCAGCCAGCAGACCTCTACAGGGTAGACATAAGGAAGTTGTCAAGTTCACCAGCGAGAATCATGCTGatgcagatgatgaagctgaTGAGAGTGCCCAGCGGTCTACAGAGGATAGTGAGAATGCATCTGAGGCTGGTGAAGATGCCTCTGGCAGTGAATATGGTGGTGGCGAGGAGTTTTCTCGTGAAGAtcatgaggaagaagaggatgacatgGACCCTGATACTAAGGCCCAAAGTGAGGGTGGGGCAGAGATTACAGAGGCGCAAGATCTGGATGTAGGAATATCGCTGCCATTTTCAGAACGTTTGCACAGTACTGTTAAACCACTTTACAAGTATGTCGCCGCCACACTACAAAACCATGAAGATAAAGTTACAAGTGTGTTTTATGGAAATGATTCGTTTTATGTTCTGTTCAGGCTACATCAG ATCTTATATGAGAGAATATTGTCAGCTAAGACAAACTCTTCCACATCAGAAAAGAAGTGGAAGGCTTCAAAGGATGCAAGTTCTCCAAATCAATATTCAAA GTTTATCAGTGCACTATACAGCTTGCTTGATGGTTCTTCTGACAGCACCAAATTTGAAGATGACTGCCGCTCCATCATTGGGACTCAATCATACGTTCTCTTTACTTTAGATAAACTGATATTCAAAGTTGTGAAGCAG CTTCAAGTAATAGCATCTGATGAAATGGACAACAAGCTTCTCCAGCTTTATTTGTATGAAAAGTCCAGGTCTCCTGGGAGGTTCCTTGATCTGGTATATCATGAAAATGCACGTGTCCTCCTCCATGATGAGAGCATATATCGGTTTGAATGC CATTCAAATCCTACAAGATTATCTGTTCAGCTCATGGAGTATGGGAATGAAAAACCTGAAGTGACTGCTGTCTCATATGATCCAACCTTTTCACAATATCTTTATAATGATTATCTGCCAAGTAGTTCAGATACCAAATTGGCTGATGATGTCTTCCTTAGGAG GAATAAGCGGAAGCAAGGGAGAAATGATGATTCCCCAGCTTCTCTGAAGACCATGGACAATGTCATGTTTTCCAATGGTCTTGAATGCAAGATATCTTGCAAAACCTCGAAG GTTTCCTATGTCCTTGATACTGAGGATTTCTTATTCCGTgtgagaaagaggaggagagcTCCTTCTAGTGGAACCATGCCTGCAAAGGCAAATTTTGTGAAAGCTTACACTGTAAAATCACAAGAATTTCATAGATTTCTCTCCAGGCCGTAG
- the LOC101776167 gene encoding uncharacterized protein LOC101776167, with protein MRRWFAVAEDLSRALHGFLVFEVSWRDVHGINYLNELLSDTSLALEARYMKKWEFYSAEQAAGCTHLWFLGRAAEARALRGYLAALHAHSDPSEQLEECGIALRRTCSSSSLSAVSEDDDDVPGGGEPDHSRPRYSSEAEGIVSSPSASARARRARAESPFVAPAQYSDTLILLRFRDSLLPLKLRRIIMSDIRLLTLLESGLPPWVIFFQSYPLLCQLYRPWMRPLARSLYLLASLATLLIGFYDLYKNVPLLKSAAARICGPLFGWIERWDMVTRIQYLGTILFLRNLRKCLQSLAALLRAARAVLRTVAAPLAGALGPVLAACGEVCGLVASGLAPAWALAVDLAEVVWAPFDMVLDSVAGCLCPLLQVAMLPARGAAALAGCAGALLSATYNFGKDIWETMSSIFELNHMSEAQQGALDMSQIKTLWNDLFSQIFRAIRGILNGISVFFASCNRHRLSIYNHAQSRLRHMLRVARLAPTPCRCKHKARRRPGQNKEDDAAAVECDVCK; from the exons ATGCGGCGGTGGTTCGCGGTGGCGGAGGACCTGAGCCGCGCGCTGCACGGGTTCCTGGTGTTCGAGGTGTCGTGGCGCGACGTGCACGGCATCAACTACCTCAACGAGCTGCTCTCCGACACGTCCCTGGCGCTGGAGGCCCGGTACATGAAGAAGTGGGAGTTCTACAGCGCGGAGCAGGCCGCCGGGTGCACCCACCTCTGGTTCCTCGGCCGTGCCGCCGAGGCCCGTGCCCTGCGTGGCTACCTCGCCGCCCTCCACGCGCACTCCGACCCCAGCGAGCAGCTGGAGGAGTGCGGCATCGCGCTGCGCCGGACGTGCTCGTCCTCGTCCCTCAGCGCCGTctccgaggacgacgacgacgtcccCGGCGGCGGAGAGCCGGACCATAGCAGGCCCCGGTACTCGTCGGAGGCCGAAGGCATCGTGagctcgccgtcggcgtcggcccGGGCCCGGCGGGCGCGCGCCGAGTCCCCGTTCGTGGCCCCGGCGCAGTACAGCGACACGCTGATCCTGCTCCGGTTCCGGGACAGCCTGCTGCCGCTGAAACTCCGGAGGATCATCATGTCGGACATCCGGCTGCTGACGCTGCTCGAGTCCGGGCTCCCGCCGTGGGTGATCTTCTTTCAGTCGTACCCGCTGCTGTGCCAGCTGTACAGGCCGTGGATGCGGCCGCTGGCGCGAAGCCTCTACCTGCTGGCGTCGCTCGCCACCTTGCTCATCGGCTTCTACGACCTGTACAAGAACGTGCCGCTGCTCAagtccgcggcggcgcgcatCTGCGGCCCGCTCTTCGGCTGGATCGAGAGGTGGGACATGGTGACCCGGATCCAGTACCTGGgcaccatcctcttcctccgcaACCTCCGCAAGTGCCTGCAGAGCCTAGCGGCGCTgctgcgggcggcgcgggcggtgcTCCGGACCGTGGCGGCGCCGCTGGCGGGGGCGCTGGGGCCCGTGCTGGCCGCCTGTGGGGAGGTTTGCGGGCTGGTGGCGTCGGGCCTGGCCCCGGCGTGGGCGCTGGCGGTGGACCTGGCGGAGGTGGTGTGGGCGCCGTTCGACATGGTGCTGGACAGCGTGGCGGGGTGCCTGTGTCCGCTGCTGCAGGTGGCGATGCtgccggcgcgcggcgcggcggcgctggcggggTGCGCCGGCGCGCTGCTCTCGGCCACCTACAACTTCGGCAAGGACATCTGGGAGACCATGAGCAGCATCTTCGAGCTCAACCACATGTCGGAGGCGCAGCAGGGCGCCTTGGACATGTCGCAGATCAAGACGCTCTGGAACGATCTCTTCTCCCAG ATCTTCCGCGCCATCAGGGGCATACTCAATGGCATATCGGTGTTCTTCGCGTCCTGCAATAGGCACAGGCTCAG CATCTACAACCATGCGCAGTCGAGGCTGCGGCACATGCTCCGCGTCGCTAGGCTGGCGCCGACCCCATGTCGATGCAAGCACAAGGCGAGACGCCGTCCGGGGCAAAACAAAGAG GATGATGCAGCGGCAGTGGAATGTGATGTCTGCAAGTGA
- the LOC101775365 gene encoding paired amphipathic helix protein Sin3-like 3 isoform X1: MPPPPAAAPPQGNLTTTDALTYLKSVKEKFQDKRQKYDEFLEVMRDFKSNKIDTAGVIVRVKTLFHGYPDLILGFNAFLPKGYEIKHEDLEKKPVDFAKAISFVNTIKSRFQQEDHVYKSFLGILNMYRMHNKPIQDVYEEVAKLFHGHPDLLEEFKHFLPDNPTPPQAATISRVRNDEKSTVIHSARSVQTIKRERAFLSTADRASSVDRPDPEHDLLRRCTKEKNNACHSQDRRDYERNDKYDNGGLCGRKPQRKLEETGDDALGGPSISPLSFNDNYVLKSSSTQGSQFCEKVKVKLEPEAYREFLNCLHIYSQEIITRSELKRLVKEPLQHYPDLVNGFSEFLEHCENIDGFLEGILKEIFWNEGQTSRTVKTVEREGDKEGHGDPEKERYKERGRPEKVSPFNSKEGASNKATAFPSKEKYNLCKPISELDLSNCQRCTPSYRLLPENHPMPPASNLTDIGAEVLNDLWVSVTSGSEDYSFKHMRKNQYEESLFRCEDDRFELDMLLESVNAAIKRVEELVEKMDKSLKPDSSIHIDEHLTSLNMRCIERLYGDHGLDVVDVLRKNADVALPVILTRLKQKQEEWSRCQSDFNKVWAEIYAKNYHKSLDHRSFYFKQQDAKNLNAKVLLAEIKEINEKKRKGDDVLLAVAAGNRRPIVPNMSFEYVDSDIHEDLYQIIKYSCGELCSSSDQVDKVMRIWTTFLEPILGVQHRDYGTEDTGMVKAKSRIRKVGLAFGETRNNATTNGTVAVKPANGDENILKERVQPSRAIFVNEATGDAQDDSHEAEEAFSRGEDLPNAERHRRVRNTSPAADKVAALTAQNISTKGSVGNTDLSPSEKNQGRANMDLVAGSTSSTGAKAVVEFKGGNETIPFIGNREAGRITSLYRVGVNPFNEYSGSHNNLKPEREEGELSPNGDFEEENFGVFQVEASNGTSKLKEGSASRPLQGRHKEVVKFTSENHADADDEADESAQRSTEDSENASEAGEDASGSEYGGGEEFSREDHEEEEDDMDPDTKAQSEGGAEITEAQDLDVGISLPFSERLHSTVKPLYKYVAATLQNHEDKVTSVFYGNDSFYVLFRLHQILYERILSAKTNSSTSEKKWKASKDASSPNQYSKFISALYSLLDGSSDSTKFEDDCRSIIGTQSYVLFTLDKLIFKVVKQLQVIASDEMDNKLLQLYLYEKSRSPGRFLDLVYHENARVLLHDESIYRFECHSNPTRLSVQLMEYGNEKPEVTAVSYDPTFSQYLYNDYLPSSSDTKLADDVFLRRNKRKQGRNDDSPASLKTMDNVMFSNGLECKISCKTSKVSYVLDTEDFLFRVRKRRRAPSSGTMPAKANFVKAYTVKSQEFHRFLSRP; this comes from the exons atgccgccgccgccggcggcggccccgccgcAGGGGAACCTCACCACCACCGATGCCCTCACCTACCTCAAGTCCGTCAAGGAGAAGTTCCAGGACAAGCGCCAGAAGTACGACGAGTTCCTCGAGGTCATGCGCGATTTCAAGAGCAACAAGATCGACACCGCCGGCGTCATCGTCCGCGTCAAGACCCTGTTCCACGGCTACCCCGACCTAATCCTCGGCTTCAACGCCTTCCTCCCCAAGGGATATGAGATCAAGCACGAGGACCTCGAGAAGAAGCCCGTCGATTTTGCCAAGGCCATCAGCTTTGTCAACACGATTAAG AGCCGATTCCAGCAGGAGGATCATGTCTACAAGTCATTCCTGGGGATCCTCAACATGTACCGCATGCATAACAAGCCCATCCAAGATGTTTACGAAGAG GTCGCGAAGCTGTTCCATGGCCATCCTGATTTGCTTGAGGAGTTCAAGCACTTCTTGCCTGATAACCCTACGCCTCCGCAGGCAGCCACCATCTCTAGAGTCAGAAATGATGAGAAGAGCACCGTAATCCATTCTGCTAGGAGTGTTCAGACCATCAAG aGGGAGCGAGCTTTTCTGTCAACAGCTGATCGTGCCTCCAGTGTTGATCGCCCTGATCCTGAGCATGATCTCCTGAGAAGGTGTACTAAGGAGAAAAATAATGCCTGCCACAGTCAGGATAGAAGAGATTATGAAAGGAATGATAAATATGACAATGGAGGGCTATGTGGCCGCAAACCTCAAAGAAAGTTGGAGGAAACCGGTGATGATGCACTAGGGGGTCCTAGCATCTCTCCGTTATCATTCAATGATAATTATGTACTGAAAA GTTCAAGCACACAAGGGTCTCAATTTTGCGAAAAAGTGAAGGTAAAGCTAGAGCCTGAAGCTTACCGAGAATTCTTGAACTGCCTTCACATATACAGCCAAGAAATTATTACAAGAAGTGAATTGAAAAGATTG GTAAAGGAGCCGCTTCAGCACTACCCGGATCTTGTGAATGGATTCAGTGAATTCTTGGAACACTGTGAAAACATAG ATGGCTTTCTGGAAGGAATCTTAAAAGAAA TATTCTGGAATGAAGGGCAAACATCACGGACAGTTAAAACTGTGGAAAGAGAGGGAGACAAGGAGGGGCATGGAGATCCTGAGAAAGAGAGATATAAGGAAAGAGGAAGACCTGAAAAAGTATCGCCATTCAATTCTAAGGAAGGAGCTAGTAACAAAGCTACTGCATTCCCTAGCAAAGAAAAATATAACCTGTGCAAACCAATATCAGAGCTTGATCTGTCAAACTGTCAGCGGTGCACTCCAAGTTACCGACTTTTGCCTGAAAAT CATCCAATGCCTCCTGCGAGCAACCTGACTGACATTGGAGCTGAAGTGCTGAATGATCTCTGGGTATCAGTGACCTCGGGAAGTGAAGATTATTCGTTTAAGCACATGCGCAAAAATCAGTATGAAGAAAGCTTGTTTAGATGTGAAGATGACAG GTTTGAGCTGGACATGCTGTTGGAATCCGTTAATGCGGCAATTAAGCGTGTTGAGGAGTTGGTAGAAAAGATGGACAAATCACTTAAACCAGACAGCTCTATCCACATCGATGAACATTTGACTT CTTTGAATATGAGGTGCATTGAGCGGCTATATGGGGATCATGGACTTGATGTCGTGGATGTTCTTCGCAAAAATGCTGATGTGGCATTGCCAGTTATTTTAACCAGGCTTAAACAAAAGCAGGAGGAATGGTCAAGGTGCCAGTCAGATTTTAATAAAGTTTGGGCTGAAATATATGCAAAAAATTATCACAAGTCTCTTGACCATCGTAGTTTCTATTTCAAACAACAAGATGCAAAGAATCTGAACGCAAAAG TTCTATTGGCTGAGATTAAAGAAATCaatgagaagaaaaggaaggggGATGATGTGCTacttgctgttgctgctggcAATAGGCGGCCTATAGTTCCCAATATGTCATTTGAGTATGTAGATTCAGACATTCACGAAGATCTTTACCAGATCATCAAATACTCTTGTGGAGAACTCTGCAGTTCTTCAGATCAAGTTGACAAAGTGATGAGAATCTGGACAACATTTTTGGAGCCTATATTGGGCGTTCAGCATCGAGATTATGGCACTGAAGATACTGGTATGGTAAAAGCAAAGAGCCGAATCAGAAAAGTTGGTTTGGCATTTGGTGAGACAAGAAATAATGCAACAACAAATGGTACAGTTGCTGTTAAGCCTGCCAATGGTGATGAAAACATTCTAAAGGAACGTGTACAACCTTCTCGTGCTATATTTGTCAATGAAGCTACAGGAGATGCTCAAGATGATTCCCATGAAGCTGAGGAAGCTTTCAGCAGAGGCGAAGACCTACCAAATGCTGAACGGCATAGAAGAGTACGAAACACCAGTCCTGCAGCTGACAAAGTAGCTGCATTAACTGCACAAAACATCTCCACCAAAGGATCAGTGGGGAACACTGATCTTTCTCCAAGCGAGAAAAATCAGGGTAGAGCAAATATGGACCTTGTAGCAG GTAGTACTTCCTCTACTGGAGCTAAGGCTGTGGTTGAATTTAAGGGTGGGAATGAAACAATTCCGTTTATAGGG AACAGGGAAGCTGGGAGGATCACATCTTTGTATAGAGTGGGTGTTAATCCATTTAATGAATATTCTGGGTCTCACAACAATTTAAAGCCTGAAAGAGAAGAGGGTGAATTATCTCCTAATGGTGATTTTGAAGAGGAAAACTTTGGTGTTTTCCAAGTTGAAGCTTCAAATGGAACTTCTAAACTAAAGGAAGGTTCAGCCAGCAGACCTCTACAGGGTAGACATAAGGAAGTTGTCAAGTTCACCAGCGAGAATCATGCTGatgcagatgatgaagctgaTGAGAGTGCCCAGCGGTCTACAGAGGATAGTGAGAATGCATCTGAGGCTGGTGAAGATGCCTCTGGCAGTGAATATGGTGGTGGCGAGGAGTTTTCTCGTGAAGAtcatgaggaagaagaggatgacatgGACCCTGATACTAAGGCCCAAAGTGAGGGTGGGGCAGAGATTACAGAGGCGCAAGATCTGGATGTAGGAATATCGCTGCCATTTTCAGAACGTTTGCACAGTACTGTTAAACCACTTTACAAGTATGTCGCCGCCACACTACAAAACCATGAAGATAAAGTTACAAGTGTGTTTTATGGAAATGATTCGTTTTATGTTCTGTTCAGGCTACATCAG ATCTTATATGAGAGAATATTGTCAGCTAAGACAAACTCTTCCACATCAGAAAAGAAGTGGAAGGCTTCAAAGGATGCAAGTTCTCCAAATCAATATTCAAA GTTTATCAGTGCACTATACAGCTTGCTTGATGGTTCTTCTGACAGCACCAAATTTGAAGATGACTGCCGCTCCATCATTGGGACTCAATCATACGTTCTCTTTACTTTAGATAAACTGATATTCAAAGTTGTGAAGCAG CTTCAAGTAATAGCATCTGATGAAATGGACAACAAGCTTCTCCAGCTTTATTTGTATGAAAAGTCCAGGTCTCCTGGGAGGTTCCTTGATCTGGTATATCATGAAAATGCACGTGTCCTCCTCCATGATGAGAGCATATATCGGTTTGAATGC CATTCAAATCCTACAAGATTATCTGTTCAGCTCATGGAGTATGGGAATGAAAAACCTGAAGTGACTGCTGTCTCATATGATCCAACCTTTTCACAATATCTTTATAATGATTATCTGCCAAGTAGTTCAGATACCAAATTGGCTGATGATGTCTTCCTTAGGAG GAATAAGCGGAAGCAAGGGAGAAATGATGATTCCCCAGCTTCTCTGAAGACCATGGACAATGTCATGTTTTCCAATGGTCTTGAATGCAAGATATCTTGCAAAACCTCGAAG GTTTCCTATGTCCTTGATACTGAGGATTTCTTATTCCGTgtgagaaagaggaggagagcTCCTTCTAGTGGAACCATGCCTGCAAAGGCAAATTTTGTGAAAGCTTACACTGTAAAATCACAAGAATTTCATAGATTTCTCTCCAGGCCGTAG
- the LOC101777812 gene encoding rho GDP-dissociation inhibitor 1, whose product MDKEENKEASVSISNNDTDTNDFEDDDYDDDDGKHTVALGPQVPLKDHLELDKDDDSLRRWKEQLLGDVDTTKLGETAEPEVTILNLTILSPERPDLVLPIPLVLDDKGYAFALKDGSTYSFRFSFTVSNNIVSGLRYTHNVWKTGVRVENQKVMLGTYSPQQEPYTYEAEEDTTPSGIFARGSYSAKLKFVDDDGKVYLDMSYCFEIRKDWPASA is encoded by the exons ATGGATAAGGAGGAGAATAAGGAAGCATCAGTGAGCATTAGCAACAATGACACAGACACCAATGATTTTGAGGATGACgactatgatgatgatgatgggaaGCACACCGTGGCGCTTGGTCCTCAGGTTCCCCTCAAGGACCACCTTGAGCTCGACAAG GATGATGACAGCCTAAGGAGGTGGAAAGAGCAGCTCCTTGGAGATGTTGATACCACTAAGCTTGGAG AGACTGCAGAACCAGAGGtgaccatattgaatttgaccaTCCTAAGTCCAGAGCGACCGGATCTGGTTCTGCCGATCCCACTTGTGCTGGATGACAAGGGGTACGCATTCGCGCTCAAGGATGGGAGCACCTACAGTTTCCGCTTCTCCTTCACTGTCTCCAACAACATTGTGTCTGGTCTCAGATACACACACAACGTCTGGAAGACTGGAGTAAGAG TGGAAAATCAGAAGGTGATGCTGGGGACCTACAGTCCTCAGCAGGAGCCTTACACATACGAGGCCGAGGAAGATACGACACCAAGCGGCATCTTTGCAAGGGGTTCATATTCTGCAAAGCTGAAG TTCGTGGACGATGATGGGAAAGTCTACCTGGACATGAGCTACTGCTTCGAGATCCGAAAGGATTGGCCAGCCTCGGCCTGA